In Cloacibacillus sp. An23, the following are encoded in one genomic region:
- the recA gene encoding recombinase RecA → MAKKAAATREDILEQALSEIRGRFGDGAIMRLGDEVQRAVEVIHSGILPLDVALGIGGVPRGRIIEIFGPEGGGKTTIALHILAEAQKAGGIAAFIDAEHALDPRLAASLGVDTANLYLSQPDSGEQAFYILDTLVRSGAVDLVVVDSVAALTPQAEIDGKMDEGGRQVGLHARLMSYALRRLTAAIAKSNTTVIFINQLRAQISSGYSQGPTETTTGGRALKFYSSVRIEVRRGKQVTRGDEVIGHELYIKVVKNKQAPPFRTAHTTLIYGKGVPKGMAVLDMALDREIVKRKGSWIAYKGETMAQGKDAAAQYIEEHPDLMAEITKEVLDKVAAGLGLADEPAKQEEHEENTLEDNVEALLEEGVLKLDITEEKE, encoded by the coding sequence ATGGCAAAGAAAGCAGCGGCAACACGCGAAGATATTCTGGAACAGGCGCTCAGCGAGATAAGGGGACGCTTCGGCGACGGGGCGATAATGCGGCTCGGCGACGAAGTACAGCGCGCCGTCGAGGTCATACACAGCGGCATACTTCCGCTCGACGTGGCGCTCGGCATCGGCGGAGTGCCGCGGGGACGCATAATAGAAATATTCGGCCCCGAAGGCGGCGGGAAAACCACCATAGCGCTGCACATCCTGGCCGAAGCGCAGAAAGCCGGCGGCATCGCCGCCTTCATAGACGCGGAACACGCGCTCGATCCGAGACTCGCCGCGTCGCTGGGAGTGGACACGGCGAACCTCTACCTCTCGCAGCCCGACAGCGGCGAACAGGCCTTCTACATATTAGACACGCTCGTAAGAAGCGGGGCCGTAGACCTCGTCGTTGTAGACTCAGTAGCGGCCCTCACGCCGCAGGCCGAAATAGACGGCAAAATGGACGAGGGCGGGCGCCAAGTAGGCCTTCACGCGCGCCTCATGAGCTACGCGCTGCGCCGGCTCACCGCAGCCATAGCGAAAAGCAACACGACGGTAATATTCATCAACCAGCTCCGCGCCCAGATAAGCTCCGGATACAGCCAAGGCCCGACCGAAACCACTACCGGCGGACGCGCGCTCAAATTCTACAGCTCTGTAAGAATCGAAGTGCGCCGGGGCAAACAGGTGACGCGCGGCGACGAAGTAATAGGCCATGAACTCTACATCAAAGTAGTCAAAAACAAACAGGCGCCGCCGTTCCGCACAGCTCACACGACGCTGATCTACGGCAAAGGAGTCCCCAAAGGAATGGCGGTACTCGACATGGCGCTCGACCGGGAAATAGTCAAGCGCAAAGGCTCGTGGATCGCCTACAAAGGCGAAACGATGGCGCAGGGCAAAGACGCAGCCGCCCAATATATAGAAGAGCACCCGGACCTCATGGCCGAGATAACGAAAGAAGTGCTCGACAAAGTAGCCGCGGGCCTCGGCCTTGCGGACGAACCGGCGAAGCAGGAAGAACACGAAGAAAACACCCTCGAAGACAACGTCGAGGCGCTCCTTGAAGAAGGCGTCCTTAAGCTCGACATCACGGAAGAAAAAGAATAA
- the thpR gene encoding RNA 2',3'-cyclic phosphodiesterase yields the protein MSGCIPAFAGPLLRTFVCVKLPQSHITALGSWIEAKKRETREAGIRWVKPETIHITLKFCGEIPPEMARAVSSLLDKELPRGAFELSARGAGGFPKLSAPRVIWTGIAGDTEKLAKLARAADDLAARRGVAKERKKFSPHITLGRRGEAAPLSAEALRSLESCGPDLPPWTVREVIFMRSELTPRGPIYTPLKIYAL from the coding sequence ATGAGCGGCTGCATCCCCGCGTTCGCGGGGCCGCTGCTCCGCACCTTCGTCTGCGTAAAACTCCCGCAAAGCCATATAACAGCGCTCGGCTCGTGGATCGAAGCGAAAAAGCGCGAAACTCGTGAAGCCGGCATACGCTGGGTGAAGCCGGAGACGATACACATAACGCTGAAATTCTGCGGCGAGATACCGCCGGAAATGGCGCGCGCCGTCTCGTCGCTCCTCGACAAAGAGCTTCCGCGCGGCGCCTTCGAACTGTCCGCGCGCGGTGCCGGCGGATTCCCCAAACTGTCCGCGCCGCGAGTAATATGGACGGGAATAGCGGGCGACACGGAAAAGCTTGCAAAACTCGCACGCGCCGCGGACGACCTGGCCGCCCGGCGCGGAGTCGCGAAAGAACGCAAAAAATTCTCGCCGCACATAACGCTCGGACGGCGCGGCGAAGCGGCGCCGCTTTCCGCCGAAGCCCTGCGCTCGCTGGAATCCTGCGGCCCCGACCTCCCGCCGTGGACGGTGCGTGAGGTTATATTCATGCGCAGCGAGCTTACGCCGCGCGGACCGATATACACGCCTCTAAAAATTTATGCGCTGTAA
- a CDS encoding CinA family protein: MENIEELAARVINLFREKGLSLALAESCTGGMIAETVTCVAGASDIFFGSAVTYVNTAKEHILGVSRGTLDKHGAVSSECAAEMARGARCIYGADVAMSVTGIAGPGGGSKDKPVGTVWFGLSSEYGTETFSRVFDGDRASVRRQTVEEVLRRLVAFAESE; this comes from the coding sequence ATGGAAAACATAGAAGAGCTTGCCGCCCGCGTCATAAATCTCTTTCGCGAAAAAGGGCTTTCGCTCGCTTTGGCGGAATCCTGTACGGGCGGAATGATCGCGGAAACCGTAACGTGCGTCGCCGGGGCCTCGGACATCTTCTTCGGCTCCGCAGTCACATACGTGAACACTGCGAAAGAACATATACTCGGAGTATCGCGCGGAACGCTCGACAAGCACGGCGCGGTCAGCTCCGAATGCGCCGCCGAGATGGCGCGCGGCGCGCGCTGCATATACGGCGCTGACGTCGCTATGAGCGTCACCGGCATCGCGGGCCCAGGCGGAGGCAGCAAAGACAAGCCAGTCGGCACCGTATGGTTCGGTCTCTCATCCGAATACGGGACAGAGACCTTCAGCCGCGTATTCGACGGAGACAGAGCCTCAGTGCGGCGGCAGACCGTCGAAGAAGTCCTGCGCCGGCTCGTCGCCTTCGCGGAGTCGGAATAA
- a CDS encoding phosphatidylglycerophosphatase A: MILIPEMKTWYGLVATVGTIGRFSRMPGTIGSVAGCAVWMLAGGVPLWLIAAVAALGCVAAGKYEKAAERDDPGEVVIDEVVGVWLASWGFDMSYAVPALFLFRIIDIVKPFPVSRFDKIPGGVGIMADDIAGGIIVNLLMRFIHWLLFEEGLTAILTAIGR; the protein is encoded by the coding sequence GTGATACTTATTCCCGAGATGAAAACGTGGTACGGACTCGTCGCGACGGTCGGGACGATAGGGCGCTTTTCGAGAATGCCCGGTACGATCGGCTCAGTCGCGGGCTGCGCCGTATGGATGCTCGCGGGCGGCGTGCCGCTGTGGCTGATCGCCGCAGTCGCCGCGCTCGGCTGCGTCGCCGCCGGCAAATACGAGAAGGCAGCGGAACGCGACGATCCCGGCGAGGTCGTCATAGACGAGGTCGTCGGAGTGTGGCTCGCCTCTTGGGGCTTCGACATGAGCTACGCGGTCCCGGCGCTCTTCCTTTTCAGAATAATAGACATCGTCAAGCCGTTCCCGGTAAGCCGCTTCGACAAGATACCCGGCGGCGTCGGGATAATGGCCGACGACATCGCCGGCGGAATAATCGTCAACCTCTTGATGCGCTTCATCCACTGGCTCCTCTTTGAAGAAGGGCTGACGGCGATTCTGACCGCGATAGGCAGATAA
- the rimO gene encoding 30S ribosomal protein S12 methylthiotransferase RimO, whose product MKIYLLTLGCAKNRVDSECLAGALKAAGHELVPAVEDASAAIVNTCGFIRPAVEESIEAILDLEELKLKGRLEKIGVVGCLVNRYREGLTSEIPSVDFWAETEDWESVLKSLATPLDGARRRGSLPSTPKFTRYLKITEGCGNRCSYCAIPSIRGPLRSLPVDVIVKEAQQLVEEGARELCVVGQDLTVYGMDGGSGGGAGLIELLNALESSLPYDVWIRLLYLHPTRVTPKLLERVGAGRQIIPYLDIPVQHGDPEILALMNRDIKPGALRSIFRTAREINPDFTLRTTCMVGFPGEKKKHFDNLMAFVREVRFDRMGAFIYYAEEGTPAEHMPGQVSEATKKKRLDELMRAQEEISFERQQTFVGRELTVLIDRVAHDEGYAEGRSFREAPEVDGLIEVRSIRKDLKEGDMITVKITEAMPHDMIGEETL is encoded by the coding sequence ATGAAGATATATCTGCTTACGTTAGGCTGCGCGAAGAACAGAGTGGACAGCGAATGTCTCGCCGGCGCGCTCAAGGCCGCGGGGCACGAGCTCGTTCCGGCGGTCGAGGACGCGTCGGCGGCGATCGTCAACACATGCGGCTTCATCCGTCCCGCTGTGGAAGAGAGCATAGAGGCTATACTCGACCTCGAGGAGCTGAAGCTCAAGGGCCGCCTTGAAAAGATAGGAGTCGTCGGCTGCCTCGTAAACCGCTACCGCGAGGGGCTCACCTCGGAGATACCTTCGGTCGACTTCTGGGCGGAGACGGAGGACTGGGAGAGCGTGCTGAAAAGTCTCGCGACTCCGCTCGACGGCGCGCGCAGGCGCGGCTCCCTGCCGTCCACTCCTAAGTTCACGCGCTATCTGAAAATCACCGAGGGCTGCGGCAACCGCTGCTCCTACTGCGCTATCCCGTCGATACGCGGGCCGCTGCGCAGCCTGCCCGTCGATGTTATTGTGAAGGAGGCGCAGCAGCTTGTTGAAGAGGGCGCGCGGGAGCTCTGCGTGGTCGGGCAGGACCTCACCGTCTACGGCATGGACGGCGGTTCGGGAGGCGGAGCCGGGCTTATCGAGCTGCTGAACGCCCTCGAAAGCTCGCTGCCATACGACGTATGGATAAGATTGTTATATCTGCATCCGACGCGCGTGACGCCGAAGCTGCTTGAGCGCGTCGGCGCCGGACGGCAGATCATCCCATATCTCGACATCCCGGTACAGCACGGCGACCCGGAGATACTCGCTCTGATGAACCGCGACATAAAGCCAGGCGCGCTGCGCTCTATTTTCCGCACGGCGCGCGAGATAAACCCAGATTTCACTCTGCGCACGACCTGCATGGTCGGCTTCCCCGGCGAAAAAAAGAAGCATTTCGACAACCTGATGGCATTCGTCAGGGAGGTGCGCTTCGACCGCATGGGGGCGTTCATCTACTATGCCGAGGAGGGCACGCCAGCGGAGCACATGCCTGGGCAGGTCTCCGAGGCGACGAAGAAAAAGCGGCTCGACGAGCTGATGCGGGCGCAGGAGGAAATATCATTCGAGCGCCAGCAGACATTCGTCGGACGCGAGCTTACGGTGCTCATAGACAGAGTCGCGCACGATGAAGGCTACGCCGAAGGCCGCTCGTTCCGCGAAGCGCCCGAGGTGGACGGCCTGATAGAAGTGCGCAGCATAAGAAAGGATCTAAAAGAAGGCGACATGATAACAGTTAAAATCACCGAGGCAATGCCCCACGACATGATAGGGGAGGAGACGCTGTGA
- a CDS encoding asparaginase domain-containing protein: MDGGIVLHPLPKLALVIAGNFSADENADPATLLNYLPEELALRCDIKEWSCQPSTHYSIPMTLAMEEMLESVAAEGYAGIIVVSGCGVMEEIAYLVNLLWKRSEPVIFANLMVQGRAGVKEGLMNLHCAVLAALSPAAQNKGVLICSSGELFGADDAVLVDTESPDSAFQSPLRGSVGKLLNGELKFLREPKRPVFLAVRPKEEVPYVEIMWASLGGGDRMLSSLMSSRELKGLVLAGFGAGNVPPSWVPMIRNLVRSRVEVAIVSRCFQGSVHKTNDFEGSFEKLEELGVMTGGRLNPFKARIRMTLGIAAGLTHNGLSLYMQNQPVSDNIAELYKI; the protein is encoded by the coding sequence ATGGATGGAGGAATAGTATTGCATCCGTTGCCGAAACTCGCGCTCGTCATCGCGGGCAACTTCTCAGCCGACGAAAACGCGGATCCAGCCACTCTCCTGAACTATCTGCCCGAGGAGCTCGCGCTGCGCTGCGATATAAAAGAGTGGAGCTGCCAGCCGAGCACGCATTATTCGATACCGATGACTCTCGCTATGGAGGAGATGCTCGAGTCCGTCGCCGCGGAGGGGTACGCGGGGATCATCGTCGTCTCCGGCTGCGGCGTCATGGAGGAGATAGCCTATCTCGTGAATCTTCTCTGGAAGCGCAGCGAGCCCGTCATTTTCGCCAATCTTATGGTACAGGGGCGCGCCGGGGTGAAAGAAGGGCTGATGAATCTGCACTGCGCGGTGCTCGCGGCTCTATCGCCCGCCGCGCAGAACAAGGGCGTGCTGATTTGCTCGAGCGGAGAGCTTTTCGGCGCGGACGACGCGGTGCTGGTGGACACGGAGTCGCCGGACAGCGCCTTCCAGTCGCCTCTGCGCGGCTCGGTGGGGAAGCTGCTTAACGGCGAGCTGAAGTTCCTGCGTGAGCCGAAGCGCCCCGTTTTCCTCGCGGTGCGTCCTAAGGAGGAAGTCCCATACGTCGAGATCATGTGGGCCTCTCTCGGCGGCGGCGACAGGATGCTTTCGTCGCTGATGTCGTCGCGCGAGCTCAAGGGGCTGGTGCTGGCCGGCTTCGGCGCCGGAAACGTGCCGCCTTCGTGGGTGCCGATGATACGGAACCTCGTGCGCAGCCGCGTCGAAGTCGCGATAGTGTCGCGCTGCTTTCAGGGCAGCGTCCACAAGACGAACGACTTCGAGGGTTCGTTCGAAAAGCTTGAAGAACTCGGCGTGATGACAGGCGGCCGGCTGAATCCTTTCAAGGCGCGCATCCGCATGACGCTCGGCATCGCGGCTGGGCTCACTCACAACGGCCTGAGCCTTTATATGCAGAATCAGCCGGTTTCGGACAATATCGCGGAGCTATATAAAATATGA
- a CDS encoding DedA family protein, with product MGYAGIVGLMFLESSFFPFPSEVVMPPAGYLSWKGEMNIFLVIGAGIAGSILGALFNYWIAVRWGRPFFEKYGKYVFVTHESLDKAEVFFAHHGHISTFTGRLLPVIRQYISLPAGLARMPLPQFCFYTALGSGIWVTILTLLGYFLGSNEALIHEELHKITLLLAGGCAVLVAIYVIINKTRKRDR from the coding sequence ATGGGATACGCCGGCATAGTCGGCCTGATGTTCCTGGAGTCGTCGTTCTTCCCATTCCCGAGCGAGGTCGTCATGCCTCCGGCGGGCTACCTGTCGTGGAAGGGCGAGATGAACATCTTTCTCGTCATCGGCGCGGGCATCGCCGGCAGCATACTCGGAGCGCTCTTCAACTACTGGATAGCAGTCCGCTGGGGACGCCCCTTCTTCGAGAAATACGGGAAATACGTGTTCGTCACGCACGAGTCGCTCGACAAGGCCGAAGTGTTCTTCGCGCACCACGGTCACATCAGCACATTCACCGGACGGCTGCTCCCAGTGATACGGCAGTACATCTCGCTCCCCGCCGGACTCGCGCGTATGCCGCTGCCGCAGTTCTGCTTCTACACGGCGCTCGGCTCCGGCATCTGGGTGACGATACTGACGCTGCTCGGCTACTTCCTCGGCAGCAACGAGGCGCTCATCCACGAGGAGCTGCACAAGATAACGCTTCTGCTCGCCGGCGGCTGCGCCGTACTCGTCGCGATATACGTAATAATCAACAAAACAAGAAAACGAGACAGATAA
- a CDS encoding ABC transporter permease, with the protein MSFIKNSKDQMIITGVLFALWAFFAVRSPEAFLSASIYMTFLSTIPFIMIVATAMTLVVVTGEMDLSFASNMAMSGFVFAWTAKATGSVLLGAAAGITAGLAIGLVNGLMITWTGVPAIVATIGFDFFWRGAVMLLSGGTAIPLGMALMMDNPELAVLTGRVGGFLPMQSVWALLFAGAAALVYHRTSWGDDLRFIGDDIDVARMLGMPVSAARAGVFAFLGFAAGLAGVLATAEMGNWWPTQGEGYLLLVFASVFIGGTSVYGGKGTIWGTAVGSIMMGTIEAGIVSSGWSGFWTRFVDGLVLLLSVSFYAVAAKNKRENGANG; encoded by the coding sequence ATGAGCTTTATAAAAAACAGCAAGGACCAGATGATAATCACCGGCGTGCTTTTCGCGTTATGGGCCTTCTTCGCAGTGCGCTCGCCCGAGGCTTTCTTATCCGCGAGCATATACATGACCTTCCTCTCCACGATACCCTTCATAATGATAGTCGCGACGGCTATGACGCTTGTAGTCGTAACTGGCGAGATGGACCTATCCTTTGCGTCGAACATGGCTATGTCCGGCTTCGTATTCGCGTGGACGGCGAAGGCCACCGGCTCCGTACTGCTAGGCGCGGCCGCCGGGATAACGGCGGGGCTCGCCATCGGGCTTGTCAACGGCCTTATGATAACGTGGACGGGTGTGCCAGCGATAGTCGCGACGATAGGCTTCGATTTCTTCTGGCGCGGCGCCGTCATGCTGCTCTCGGGCGGCACGGCGATACCGCTCGGCATGGCGCTCATGATGGACAACCCCGAGCTTGCCGTGCTGACGGGGCGCGTCGGAGGCTTTCTTCCGATGCAGTCCGTCTGGGCGCTGCTCTTTGCCGGCGCGGCGGCGCTCGTCTATCATCGTACCTCGTGGGGCGACGATCTGCGCTTCATCGGCGACGACATAGACGTAGCGCGGATGCTCGGAATGCCTGTAAGCGCGGCGCGCGCCGGCGTGTTCGCATTCCTCGGCTTCGCCGCTGGGCTCGCGGGCGTGCTCGCGACCGCGGAAATGGGCAACTGGTGGCCGACGCAGGGCGAGGGCTATCTGCTGCTCGTCTTCGCATCGGTATTCATCGGCGGCACCTCCGTATACGGCGGCAAGGGCACGATCTGGGGCACGGCGGTCGGCTCCATAATGATGGGCACGATAGAGGCCGGCATCGTAAGCTCCGGCTGGTCCGGCTTCTGGACGCGCTTCGTAGACGGCCTCGTCCTTCTGCTCTCCGTTTCATTCTACGCCGTAGCGGCGAAGAACAAGCGCGAAAACGGGGCGAACGGCTGA
- a CDS encoding ATP-binding cassette domain-containing protein, protein MNKILEMRGVRKSFGSVRALRGVDFSLDRGEITALLGDNGAGKSTLIKIISGLYAPDEGDVEINGVRVTRFSVARARALGVEAVYQDRALGVSQPLWRNLFAGRHVKTRFGLIDAKREREAAAEIISRLGLSGAGISPDTPAGLLSGGERQGLAIGRAMYFKAGVVILDEPTTALAVSESEKVLDFMRMLKSEGRSVVVITHTIEHAYRVADRFVILSHGKVFGEWRKDELTEHDLFARLMEAER, encoded by the coding sequence ATGAATAAAATCCTGGAGATGCGGGGCGTCCGCAAATCTTTCGGAAGCGTCCGCGCCCTTCGGGGCGTGGACTTTTCGCTTGACCGCGGAGAGATAACGGCGCTTCTCGGCGACAACGGCGCGGGCAAGTCAACGCTTATAAAAATAATCTCCGGCCTATACGCGCCGGACGAAGGCGACGTCGAGATAAACGGCGTGCGCGTGACGAGATTCAGCGTTGCGCGCGCCCGCGCCCTCGGCGTCGAGGCCGTCTATCAAGACAGGGCGCTCGGCGTTTCGCAGCCGCTTTGGCGCAACCTCTTCGCCGGGCGGCACGTCAAGACGCGCTTCGGCCTCATCGACGCGAAGCGCGAGCGCGAGGCCGCCGCTGAAATCATTTCGCGTCTCGGCCTTTCGGGCGCGGGCATATCGCCGGATACTCCAGCTGGGCTTCTTTCCGGCGGCGAACGCCAGGGGCTGGCGATAGGCCGCGCGATGTATTTCAAAGCAGGCGTGGTCATCCTTGACGAACCGACTACGGCGCTCGCGGTGAGCGAGTCCGAAAAAGTCCTTGATTTTATGCGCATGCTCAAATCCGAAGGCCGCTCCGTCGTCGTCATCACGCACACGATAGAGCACGCATACCGCGTCGCGGACCGCTTCGTCATACTCTCGCACGGCAAGGTATTCGGCGAGTGGCGCAAGGACGAGCTGACCGAGCACGACCTATTCGCCAGGCTGATGGAGGCGGAGCGATGA
- a CDS encoding substrate-binding domain-containing protein, with protein sequence MKLCLAALSALMLFCGTAFAAGNKLTVWFDAGGSPGEPYARTLQNGAQAAADALGVDIKFVYTDWNAEKMITSFKQGMATKPDGMVVIGAPGDDAYMPLIDQAFKQGIQVMCVDTPLPKTFERFQPQGFSYIGVNNYGQGEMMANRCISHFGLKKGDKVFIWGLRSVPGRGLRAQAMTDVFTKAGLEVDYLEISPEANKEAALGAPILTGYIASHKDCKLIVIDHAALTAQAGTALRSAGIKPGAVQIAGFSLSPATADAIKAGYVGLVSEGQPYMMAYLAVNQIVLNKRGNFGGIYVDTAGGFVTKDNIEQIAPLAEKAIR encoded by the coding sequence ATGAAACTTTGTCTTGCAGCATTATCCGCTCTCATGCTCTTCTGCGGCACGGCCTTCGCCGCCGGGAACAAGCTGACGGTATGGTTCGACGCGGGCGGCAGCCCCGGCGAGCCTTACGCGCGCACGCTCCAGAACGGCGCGCAGGCGGCCGCAGACGCGCTCGGCGTGGACATCAAATTCGTCTACACCGACTGGAACGCGGAGAAGATGATAACGAGCTTCAAGCAGGGCATGGCGACGAAGCCTGACGGAATGGTCGTCATAGGCGCGCCAGGCGACGACGCATATATGCCGCTCATCGACCAGGCCTTCAAGCAGGGCATACAGGTCATGTGCGTCGACACGCCGCTGCCTAAGACCTTCGAGCGCTTCCAGCCGCAGGGATTCAGCTACATCGGCGTGAACAACTACGGCCAGGGCGAAATGATGGCGAACCGCTGCATCAGCCACTTCGGCCTCAAAAAAGGCGACAAGGTCTTTATCTGGGGACTTCGCAGCGTTCCTGGACGCGGCCTCCGCGCGCAGGCTATGACCGACGTATTCACGAAGGCCGGACTCGAGGTTGACTATCTTGAAATTTCGCCGGAAGCCAACAAAGAAGCGGCTCTCGGCGCTCCGATACTCACCGGCTACATCGCCTCGCACAAAGACTGCAAACTCATCGTCATCGACCACGCGGCGCTGACGGCGCAGGCCGGGACGGCGCTGCGCTCCGCTGGCATCAAGCCTGGCGCTGTGCAGATAGCCGGATTCAGTCTCTCGCCCGCTACGGCGGACGCGATCAAGGCGGGCTACGTCGGCCTCGTCTCCGAAGGTCAGCCCTACATGATGGCCTATCTCGCCGTCAACCAGATAGTGCTCAACAAGCGCGGCAACTTCGGAGGAATTTACGTCGATACGGCGGGCGGCTTCGTCACGAAGGACAACATAGAGCAGATAGCGCCTCTCGCGGAGAAAGCCATACGTTAA
- a CDS encoding nitroreductase family protein, with amino-acid sequence MESFRGLAERRQSCRNFKEEPVKPELLERCVETAALAPSGCNSQPWRFTIVTEPKTREALAKMTQEIGLNAWSEKVPAFIVVSEIEEPKLMPVVMEHYHDAKRFSEGDVGMATAYLVLEAADLGLATCIIGCFTSPEVVKLLGLPEGDTIRAIVAVGYAEDGTVRPKKRRPLGEILKTL; translated from the coding sequence ATGGAAAGTTTTCGCGGACTTGCGGAACGCCGCCAGAGCTGCCGCAATTTTAAGGAAGAGCCGGTAAAGCCAGAGCTGCTCGAACGCTGCGTCGAGACCGCCGCGCTCGCGCCGTCGGGCTGCAACAGCCAGCCTTGGCGCTTCACGATAGTGACGGAGCCGAAGACGCGCGAGGCTCTTGCGAAGATGACGCAGGAGATCGGGCTCAACGCGTGGAGCGAAAAAGTTCCGGCCTTCATCGTCGTCTCCGAGATAGAAGAGCCGAAGCTTATGCCCGTAGTCATGGAGCACTACCACGACGCGAAGCGCTTCTCCGAGGGCGACGTCGGCATGGCGACGGCATACCTCGTGCTGGAGGCAGCCGACCTCGGCCTCGCGACCTGCATCATCGGATGCTTCACGAGCCCGGAGGTAGTTAAGCTGCTCGGCCTGCCCGAAGGCGACACGATCCGCGCTATAGTAGCCGTCGGCTACGCCGAGGACGGGACGGTACGCCCGAAGAAGCGCAGGCCGCTCGGCGAAATTCTCAAAACTCTGTAA
- a CDS encoding metal-dependent hydrolase, whose translation MPKLRYLGHSAFYIEGTGLKGLIDPFLTGNPLAAAKAADFTDVNAIFLTHCHGDHLGDTIEIAKRTGATVFSCNETAGWLASQGIKVEGMHIGGRARFEFGRVKLTPAWHGDPIIEDGKPRYGGVACGFVIEVDGRKVYHSGDTGLTMEMKLLEAEKIDVACLPIGGYFTMDYEDAARAVEFIRPLKAVPMHYDTFPPIKADPKVFAMQAHENAPGTEIVIMKPGETLEF comes from the coding sequence ATGCCGAAACTTCGTTACTTGGGACACAGCGCCTTCTACATCGAGGGGACCGGGCTGAAGGGACTCATCGACCCCTTCCTCACCGGTAATCCGCTCGCGGCGGCGAAAGCCGCGGACTTCACCGACGTGAACGCGATATTCCTCACGCACTGCCACGGAGACCACCTCGGAGACACGATAGAGATAGCCAAGCGCACCGGCGCGACGGTATTCTCGTGCAACGAGACGGCCGGCTGGCTCGCCTCGCAGGGGATCAAGGTCGAAGGAATGCACATCGGCGGGCGCGCGCGCTTCGAATTCGGGCGCGTGAAACTTACGCCGGCGTGGCACGGCGACCCGATCATCGAGGACGGAAAGCCTCGCTACGGCGGCGTCGCCTGCGGCTTCGTCATAGAAGTGGACGGACGTAAGGTATATCACTCAGGCGACACTGGGCTCACGATGGAGATGAAGCTGCTCGAAGCGGAGAAGATCGACGTCGCCTGCCTGCCGATAGGCGGCTACTTCACGATGGACTACGAGGACGCCGCGCGCGCCGTAGAGTTCATCCGTCCGCTCAAGGCCGTGCCGATGCACTACGACACATTCCCGCCGATAAAGGCCGACCCGAAGGTGTTCGCGATGCAGGCGCACGAGAACGCGCCGGGCACCGAGATCGTGATAATGAAGCCCGGCGAGACGCTGGAATTCTAA